The Ictalurus furcatus strain D&B chromosome 12, Billie_1.0, whole genome shotgun sequence nucleotide sequence aaatgttaaaaagtcATTAATATTCAGTGACAGGCAGAAGTTAAATTATCGCTGTTTGTTTTGAGATCTCTGTTTATCACTCAGTGAAGCGTTAAACATGGCAAATTGGCACTTACCTGAAAATGAGGTAGGGTGGAATGTCTCTGTACCGCAGTGTGTGACTGTATGCAGTGAGaatgagttgtgtgtgtgtgtgtgtgtgtgtgtatgtgtaatcaTAAGCATGATCCAAAGAGGAACTAGACAGCAACTGACTCTTGGCCACTTCCTCATGTCAGACAATGCGTAGCTATTAGAGCTTACATGggaaacaggaaacacacagacaagtccgtctttgtgtgtgtgtgtgtgtgtgtgtgtgtgtgtgtgggatctgtgtaaggaagtgtgtgtgtgccatttaAGGCAATCAGACTATACctgtatgtgtatgtctgtgtaaaaacacattactcataGTGCATGCACTTGAATCAGGCTTTGTTCatggatgtatatattttctgtttttaatggaacaaaaataaagcatACTGCAATAACTACAGGAACTGGCTTgatgtaaaacttttttttttttttacttgtaccAAGCAACaccaaatcacacacactccactgcCAAGAGGACAACACAGTATCAGCAATAACACGATAACTTTCACATTATGTGTTATTGGTTGCAGAAAAACTCTTTATATGCtgcaaaaaaatgaaagcaaatgaaggtatcttgaataaaggaaaagttttctaatatttctcactactgaaatacataaaaaaatatccaaaaataAGCTTCATAACTGACTTCCTAAGATATTTTCTGCAGTGGAACgaaacaggaaaaaaaccaTCAGATTTCTCCCGCACGTTATTAATCATAACTATGAAAAGAACAACCCCATAAACTAAATACAAAAGCAGAGTTTCATGTTAAGCTTTCCCCCATTATaagtacagaataaaacacttggtgttgtgctgttgtaggaaaaaaTCCACGACATGGTGGTGTGATACTGAAACCttaagcttgtcatgttaccgaaaAGCCTGAAAGTGTatactcctctgtcctgaagatgtcggaaaacttcaagctttacctctgcctgttacaaagcgctgacactggagactccttccatgaatttttaaataaatacctcCTTCCTTAATCCTTTTATGTGGAGAGTCTgttgtacgagtccctgtgaatgagctgttactatagaaacgtatgGAAAGCGTAATAGAACGagcgctgttatagagaattaatcaccaccttctgaccaatcagaattcagcagtgttGTGGTGTAAACTATTCTAATAAGCAGCTGAACGTGTCTGAACGTGTTACAAAAGCaacttaaaaataaagagtCTCAACTTTTGTGAATCTGACGGTaatttttagttcagtttggaGTCTTTTGAGgtcagtgtgtgatgtagaCCTGCAGTGTgttatttacagtgctgtgaaaaagtatttctctGATTTTCTGCATGTTTGcactttttcttaaaaaaacattgaatgTCTTCAGATCTTCAACCAAACCCTAATAATGCATAAAAGGAACCAATAAAAGGTTCCacttttgattcatctgtccatagAACATTGttacagaacttttgtggatcatccaggtgGTACTTGAAATACAAActtgtctttctgatagtagaGTCACGAACACTGACCTTAGCTGAAGCAAGTGAGGCCTGAAGAACTTTGAATTTTGCTCTCAGGTTCTTTATGACTTCtgatttcttcctctctttacctccctctccctctctccttctgtcgagccacacatgatattatggagatgtcagtgatcctgaccctttctgctctccggacctgcctgatccatccggATGCCCTACCTTGAAGTACTgtgaaatagttttggacctcaattccacatggacattctcactatGGTGCTGGAACTAcagttgctgctatggccttaggactgaaattaccacatacagttttgctctcaagtctcctttagtgaacagtggattagttcaacaaagacttcatataaaacccataatgaacttcccttcactttcacactatccgttgttacccagatgaggacgggttcccttctgagtctgattcctctcaaggtttcttcctcatatcatcttagggagtttttcctcgccaccgtcgccaccggcttgctcaatagggataaattcacacacttaaaatctgtatccggtgtttacatgtttctgtaaagcggctttgagacaatatccattgttaaaagtgctatacaaataaaatggaattgaatttaAACGAATTTCATGCCATGATCTTTCTCCATTTGGACATTATGGCTCTGATCATGGTTCAGTGGAGACCCAGAACCTTAGAAATGgctttgtaaacttttccagaCTGATAGGATTCAACAGCTTTTTTTTGCTCTGGTCTTCAGGAATTTATTTTCTGTGCTGCGTAAAAAATTTAAGTAATAAGGTAAGTTTACTCTGATCGTAAGGGCCAAGGTTGATGTATATTGGGCAGGGGTGGGCTAAATCAGGGTTGCTCAATAACCAAAGCAATCAAACACGTAATCCTAATTAACCCtttaatttatttgctttaaCTTTGGGCCTAAACTTTTGTGTCAATTTTCCTGACAGACTCTCTCTATGCATGTGTATACTATTAAACCAACACTAACGTTCTAAAACCGTTGCAGCAGAGATGTCATTGCTTTAGTGTCCTTCATACAGATATTTATTTGCACTGATATGACGTTACCACCAGGGGGCAACACTGATTAACAAAATCAGTTAGAGCTCTTTTCATTGGATCATTTATCACATtaccagccttttttttttttttttaaatggagacaATTCAGTATCATTCAAGACAGTCATGTATGAAACGAAAATCATGAAAACTGCACCCTAtccactacatagtgcactattttgaatgttttatcattgtgttgttgtttataaaCTTTAGTGGACAACATATGTTAACCAGAAGTTAGCAGATTACCCATGATGCACTTTGCCAAATAAACAGAAGGCCACGATTTCAGAGAGTAcaatcctttaaaaataaaaataaaaataaaaacacattcaggAGTTTATTTCTTCTCTGAAACACGTTTTATACATGCATGTATagttcatgtaaaaaaaaccaaaaaacacacaacacaaatatATTACATATGCTTAAAAAATACTTGAGAAAGTGCAAGTGAACAAGTTCAAAACAACTAATTCATCAAGCAGTGGACAATATAGGGTTTGTTTTTGATAAACTTTGATATTTCTATCCCTGTTcatgtaaacataataaaaataattgttcataacaataacaacaaatatataAGGATaagtatataaaattaattaattatatatatatattcatatacatatatatatatatatatatatatatatatatatatatatatatatatatatatatatatatatattatactgaaTTCATAATATGTTTATGCACACAATTACAATGAGTTGACAGGTAAAATACATTCTATTCACGTATTAAGCACATTAGATTAATATGTAcagtcacatttatttttaattactgaAGCCATTAGAAATGTTATTACAGAAATGATCAGCTGCgtaaaccaaatataatattttgaaatatatttgtttcaTATTAGAGTTTTAGCTCTTAGATTAAATCCTTTCAAGTCACATGTCCAAGCAGTTCAGCTTATGATTCAATTATAAAGTATTTAAACCAATAATATTGATTGTAGGAACCCTTGACTATGCATCAAGAACCTGCAGAACCTAGATCTGAACACCAACTAACCAGACAGCTAGTCAGCATGGTGTATAATCGCTTTTTTATGAATTAATCTTCACAATATTGATGCGAAAGTGGTTTTATTAAAAGCAACGCTAATAAAAGATGCAAAACATTATTCAAACATTGATGGAAGGTCTTTTCTGGAGCAGCACAAACATTTCTAAGAGTCTTTGTCAGTTCTTTAGCTTCAtgttaatttatacatttattctgcattttattCTCTCCTTCAGGTCATCTCTCACCTGCAGTCAGGAAGCAGAGAGGAATTCTGGGTTCTTGTTTTTCCTGTTCTCACCTGTTcttgtttctgttcatttttctcTCCTACATAAACGAATGAAACAGAGAAGATCTCAATGTTCTCAAACAGAGAGAGCTGTATGGAGGCGTCGCCCATCTTGCATGTCCTCAACATGCTTGATGTGTGAGTTTAGGACACTGTGCAGCTGTTGGTTTTATTCATTGGAGGCCTCATATTCGCATCTTTAGGAAATGTCTCTCTGCGTCGTCTCAGTGCTGGGCTCAGTCGCATGGGCAGGTTGGTTTGTTGAAGAAGTTCCCTGAACACCTCCATGACATGCTCGTTCTCCTTCGCAGATGCCTCCAGGAAGTTGTTGTTCCAGTCCAGCTCCACCATAGCCAGGACGTCTTCGGAGCTCACCTGCCTGCACTCATCGCGGTCGCTCTTGTTGCCGACCACCACGATGGGAGTGAACTTGTCCTCCTTGACCTCCAGGATCTCATCATGCAGATTTTTGATCATCTCGAGAGATTCTGCATCATCGATGGAGTAGACGAGTGCAAAGGCATCGCCGTTGCGGATGGAGAG carries:
- the LOC128615925 gene encoding GTP-binding protein Rhes-like, with the protein product MSLDVMEKTQVRLVFLGAAGVGKTSLIRRFLNDSFETKHRRTVEELHSKEYEFSGIKVTVEILDTSGSYSFPAMRKLSIRNGDAFALVYSIDDAESLEMIKNLHDEILEVKEDKFTPIVVVGNKSDRDECRQVSSEDVLAMVELDWNNNFLEASAKENEHVMEVFRELLQQTNLPMRLSPALRRRRETFPKDANMRPPMNKTNSCTVS